TTCTTTATCTACGAGGGTTAGGTGGTGATCTAAGATGTTACCCCTGTTTATTTATGAATTATGTTGTGGGTTAATGCAGTACTTTTATGGGAATGATTGGGAGAAGGATACTGAGGAATTGGATTTCAAAAGTAAAGAAGATTAATATAACAGTCTAAACATTAGTTCGAATCCCGCTGGGGTTCTGGGTTATAGGATTATTTTTGAGAAATTTTCCACAACTTTTTGAGGCTAAAAGTCTATAAAAACACAAATATCATTTGGTGATCCCGCTAGTACCTTATATTTTGTCCTCTCTTAATGGTGGTTAGATACGGGTTTTTCTGTATAATAAAGTGCAATAACTATTTTTAATTAAGACATGCAATTAAAATATTAAAGTGAAAGATATATGAATCACGAAATAGCCCAAACAACTAAAATAGCAATTTTCCGAAATAGGAAAATCCGTAAAACTATTCATAAAAATGAGTGGTGGTTTGTTATTACTGATGTAATCACTGCTTTAACAGATTCGCAAAACCCCAAGCAATATCTAAAGAATATGCTTAACCGGGATGAAGAACTGGCCAAAGGGTGGGTTCAAATTGAACACCCCCTTTTAATAGAAACTCCAGGAGGAAAACAGAAAGTAAGATGTGCTAATACTGAAGGTATTTTTAGGATTATCCAATCAATTCCTTCTCCCAAAGCAGAACCTTTTAAAAGATGGTTAGCTAGGGTTGGGCATGAAAGGGTGCAGGAAATAGAAGATCCTGAATTAGCTCAAAAACGAGCTCGGGCACTTTACAAAGCAAAAGGCTATCCAGAGGATTGGATCGAAAGACGGATGCGCTCGATTGCTATTAGAGAAGAGTTGACTGATGAAT
Above is a genomic segment from Candidatus Roizmanbacteria bacterium CG_4_9_14_0_2_um_filter_38_17 containing:
- a CDS encoding phage antirepressor protein — its product is MNHEIAQTTKIAIFRNRKIRKTIHKNEWWFVITDVITALTDSQNPKQYLKNMLNRDEELAKGWVQIEHPLLIETPGGKQKVRCANTEGIFRIIQSIPSPKAEPFKRWLARVGHERVQEIEDPELAQKRARALYKAKGYPEDWIERRMRSIAIREELTDEWQKHGVELAKEYEILTAEISRAAFGVTPSEHKRIKGLRRENLRDHMNDLELLFSQLGEAATTEITKTEHPQGFERNKQVSKRGGKIAGDARSNLEKETSRKVITSQNYLSKKQSKKLLKKGSCPVN